A single genomic interval of Nostoc commune NIES-4072 harbors:
- a CDS encoding DUF1824 family protein, whose product MSTPNPQNLTAEEAKKLLNKFNCLDIAPVLKPSEKLVIRSALILIAKLADYQILGICADTAEEGILAMKTYSLALGYEAPDNLLTPEGPVYIKLNGKNGLCYLDSYAGHHRGVLVSCQSYDEDGINEMYGHLPLDLFV is encoded by the coding sequence ATGTCAACCCCCAATCCTCAGAATCTCACCGCCGAAGAAGCGAAAAAATTACTGAATAAATTCAACTGTCTAGACATTGCGCCTGTCCTCAAGCCATCAGAAAAATTAGTAATTCGTAGTGCCTTAATTTTAATCGCTAAACTTGCTGATTATCAAATTTTAGGAATTTGTGCTGATACGGCAGAAGAAGGAATACTTGCCATGAAAACTTATTCCCTGGCTTTGGGTTATGAAGCACCAGACAATTTACTTACACCCGAAGGCCCAGTTTATATCAAATTAAATGGTAAAAATGGCTTGTGTTATCTCGATTCTTATGCTGGACATCATCGTGGCGTATTAGTGTCTTGTCAGTCTTACGACGAAGACGGAATCAACGAAATGTATGGACATCTCCCCTTGGATTTATTTGTATAG
- a CDS encoding prohibitin family protein, producing the protein MKIQQFGNWQSTVLGIVLATLVILGLNSFIIINPGQAGVISILGKAKDGALLEGIHVKPPFISVIDVYDLTVQKFEVPAESSTKDLQNLSARFAINFRLDPIQVVEVRRKQGTLANIVSKIIAPQTQEAFKIAAARRTVEEAITKRSELKEDFDQALGDRLDKYGIIVLDTSVVDLAFSPEFARAVEEKQIAEQRAQRAVYVAREAEQEAQADVNRAKGRAEAQRLLAETLKAQGGQLVLQKEAIEAWKSGGAQMPKVLVMGGDLKSGVPFIYNLGNVQNQP; encoded by the coding sequence TTGAAAATTCAGCAATTTGGAAATTGGCAAAGCACAGTTTTAGGAATTGTGTTAGCAACACTAGTGATTCTGGGACTAAATTCCTTTATCATTATTAACCCAGGACAAGCAGGAGTGATTAGCATTTTGGGTAAAGCCAAAGATGGGGCATTATTGGAAGGAATTCACGTAAAACCGCCTTTTATCTCAGTGATAGATGTGTATGATTTGACGGTGCAAAAATTTGAAGTGCCAGCAGAGAGTTCTACTAAGGATTTGCAAAATTTATCTGCGAGATTTGCGATTAACTTTCGCCTCGATCCCATACAGGTAGTTGAAGTTAGAAGGAAACAAGGAACCTTAGCAAATATTGTATCGAAAATCATTGCACCCCAGACCCAAGAAGCATTTAAAATTGCAGCCGCTAGAAGAACAGTAGAAGAAGCAATTACCAAAAGAAGTGAGTTGAAAGAAGACTTTGATCAAGCGCTAGGCGATCGCTTAGACAAATATGGGATAATTGTGTTAGATACTAGCGTAGTTGATTTAGCATTCTCACCAGAATTTGCAAGAGCTGTGGAAGAAAAACAAATTGCTGAACAACGGGCGCAAAGAGCCGTTTATGTAGCACGGGAAGCAGAACAAGAAGCACAAGCAGATGTGAATCGCGCTAAAGGTAGGGCAGAAGCTCAAAGACTGTTAGCAGAGACACTCAAAGCCCAAGGAGGACAGTTAGTTCTGCAAAAAGAAGCAATTGAAGCTTGGAAGAGTGGCGGCGCTCAGATGCCCAAAGTCCTCGTTATGGGTGGTGACTTAAAAAGCGGCGTTCCCTTCATATATAACCTTGGAAATGTCCAAAATCAACCTTAA